From the Castor canadensis chromosome 9, mCasCan1.hap1v2, whole genome shotgun sequence genome, one window contains:
- the LOC109675710 gene encoding uncharacterized protein produces the protein MQYWPFATSDIYNWKLQTPKFSEKPQGLIDLLDSVLFTHQPTWDDCQQLLQILFTTEERERIQVEAHKLVPGDDGNPTTNQARIDEGFPLTRPNWDYDRAEGKERLWVYHQALMGGFRAAARQPINLAKVSDVQQDKAKSPAAFLEWVLEAYRTYTPMNLEAPEDKNAIILTFVNQSAPNLRRKLQKLDRLADRSLQELLAVAEKVYNHRETPEERQAQATLEAGAKQTRQLAKILLASTVELPGDRASQLHRLTADPGKRGPTVGHPKLQKNQCAYCSRKLGQWIKECPEKLPTKQDDGGGRTQVLELEELDD, from the coding sequence ATGCAATATTGGCCCTTTGCTACTAGTGACATTTATAATTGGAAATTACAAACACCAAAGTTTTCTGAAAAACCTCAGGGTCTTATTGATCTTTTAGACTCTGTCCTATTCACCCACCAGCCTAcctgggatgactgtcagcagttATTACAGATTCTGTTTACAactgaggaaagagagagaatccAGGTGGAAGCCCACAAGTTGGTTCCCGGAGATGATGGCAATCCAACCACCAACCAAGCCAGGATTGATGAGGGCTTCCCCTTGACCAGACCCAATTGGGACTATGACAGGGCAGAAGGTAAGGAGAGGCTCTGGGTCTACCACCAGGCTCTAATGGGGGGTTTCCGAGCTGCCGCTAGGCAGCCCATTAATTTGGCCAAGGTAAGCGATGTACAACAAGACAAGGCCAAATCGCCAGCAGCCTTCTTGGAATGGGTGCTAGAGGCATACCGTACTTATACTCCTATGAACCTGGAAGCACCTGAAGATAAGAATGCAATTATTCTAACATTTGTAAATCAGTCAGCCCCCAACTTAAGGCGTAAACTGCAGAAGTTGGATAGGTTAGCTGACAGGTCCCTACAGGAGCTCCTGGCAGTGGCTGAAAAGGTTTACAACCATCGGGAAACTCCAGAGGAGAGACAAGCTCAAGCAACCTTGGAAGCAGGGGCAAAGCAGACTCGTCAACTTGCCAAGATTCTCTTGGCCTCCACTGTAGAATTACCAGGAGACCGGGCAAGTCAACTACATAGATTGACAGCTGACCCAGGTAAGAGAGGGCCCACAGTGGGGCACCCTAAGCTACAGAAAAACCAGTGTGCTTACTGTAGTAGAAAGCTAGGCCAATGGATCAAGGAATGTCCTGAAAAACTGCCTACAAAGCAAGATGATGGTGGGGGCCGCACCCAAGTCCTGGAATTAGAGGAACTAGATGACTAG